Proteins from one Chloroflexota bacterium genomic window:
- a CDS encoding SAM-dependent methyltransferase — protein sequence MNTITSLSKKSGAVQVVSTKTGRPLTFKGAEIDPTVLKQTLQSGLAPSDLANVRIGNFLKSAPAEPINAIVANPPYVRHHRIPQKDKVLLRAIGTLPTGQKIDGRAGLHIYFFIQSLRLLAPGGRLAIILPADSCEGVFAGGLWSWILADFRLDGVITFDATATPFPHIDTNAVIFLIVKKEPKPVFSWVRVHQNETPFLAKWVARPSDVPPSDDFTVYTRSLSEGLATGLSRFPAKANHNAPTLGDYARVMRGIASGNQDFFFLTSEQVKSRAIPSKFFIRAIGRTRDVASDVITPETLVALEKRNRPTWLLSLDSRGLASFPRQLQQYLLRGERMGLPGKALLSQRRPWYKMEVRKVPPFLFAYLGRRNTRFIRNDAGVVPLTGFLCVYPFDCTPEGIHKMWRVLNHPDTLAGLALVGKSYGQGALKVEPRALERLPLPENVLREVGLNLLLAKQPGMEQNGHPTRTGGFQGNRFTEDPSPVRNVRARAQLPLPIG from the coding sequence ATGAATACAATCACATCACTGTCCAAGAAATCAGGGGCGGTACAGGTCGTCTCTACGAAAACCGGCAGACCGCTGACTTTCAAAGGTGCTGAAATTGACCCCACCGTTCTAAAGCAGACGCTTCAAAGCGGGTTAGCTCCGTCTGATCTTGCTAATGTCCGTATTGGGAACTTTCTCAAGAGCGCACCTGCAGAGCCGATCAATGCCATTGTCGCCAACCCGCCGTATGTTCGCCATCACAGAATTCCACAGAAAGACAAAGTCCTGCTAAGGGCTATCGGGACATTACCTACGGGTCAAAAAATCGATGGCCGTGCAGGACTTCACATCTATTTCTTTATCCAGTCCCTGAGACTTCTCGCTCCAGGCGGACGATTGGCAATTATTCTACCTGCAGATTCCTGTGAGGGCGTCTTTGCCGGCGGCCTCTGGTCATGGATTCTGGCCGACTTCCGCTTGGATGGCGTCATTACATTTGATGCAACTGCCACTCCATTCCCACATATAGACACAAACGCCGTGATCTTTCTCATTGTCAAGAAGGAACCCAAGCCGGTCTTCTCCTGGGTGCGGGTTCATCAAAACGAAACGCCATTCCTCGCGAAGTGGGTCGCACGGCCAAGCGACGTGCCGCCGAGCGATGATTTCACTGTATATACGCGATCCCTGAGCGAAGGCCTCGCTACAGGGCTGAGCAGGTTCCCTGCAAAGGCCAACCACAATGCTCCAACGCTAGGGGACTACGCGAGAGTAATGCGAGGAATCGCCTCTGGAAACCAGGACTTCTTCTTCCTCACGAGTGAACAAGTAAAATCCCGGGCCATTCCGTCAAAATTTTTTATTCGAGCGATCGGTAGGACCCGGGACGTTGCCTCTGACGTAATTACTCCGGAAACTCTCGTGGCCCTTGAAAAGAGAAACCGTCCAACCTGGCTCCTTTCTCTAGATAGCCGCGGACTGGCGAGCTTCCCACGTCAACTCCAGCAGTACCTCCTAAGAGGTGAGCGCATGGGTCTCCCGGGGAAAGCTCTTCTAAGCCAACGACGGCCTTGGTACAAGATGGAAGTGCGCAAGGTGCCCCCCTTCTTGTTTGCCTACCTCGGAAGAAGGAATACCCGGTTCATTCGAAACGATGCTGGTGTCGTACCCCTTACAGGCTTCTTGTGCGTCTATCCTTTTGATTGCACTCCAGAGGGCATTCACAAGATGTGGCGAGTCCTTAACCATCCTGACACACTTGCAGGTCTTGCTTTGGTCGGCAAGTCGTATGGCCAAGGCGCACTCAAAGTTGAACCTCGGGCATTGGAGCGCCTTCCCCTACCTGAAAATGTGCTCCGAGAAGTCGGGCTCAACCTTCTGCTGGCAAAGCAACCTGGCATGGAACAGAACGGCCACCCTACCCGAACGGGCGGCTTCCAAGGCAATCGCTTTACCGAGGATCCTTCTCCCGTAAGGAACGTCAGAGCAAGAGCACAGTTGCCACTCCCGATCGGGTGA